In Gadus chalcogrammus isolate NIFS_2021 chromosome 13, NIFS_Gcha_1.0, whole genome shotgun sequence, the genomic stretch CGTGGGCCAGACGTACTTCCCTGAGACCAGGGTGGACTGCCACTACAGTGTCTCCTCCCAGCACCGCTGGAGCTCCAAGGACTGGGTCGGCCTCTTCCAGGTGAGCAGAGCACACGAGGGAGGCAACCCTTCCTTTAGGACTCCTGGTTGTCTTTGGTGCTGTGGTGTGACTGTTCTGGGCCCTGTGGTGTGACTGTTCTGGGCTCTGTGGTGTGACTGTTCTGGGCTCTGTGGTGTGACTGTTCTGGGCTCTGTGGTGTGACTGTTCTGAGCTCTGCTGCGACTGTTCTGAGCTGTGGTCTGACTGTTCTGAGCTGTGGTCTGACTGTTTTCTGAGCGCTGTGGTGTGACAGTTTTGGGGTCTGTGGTCTGACTTTTCCGAGCTGTGGTGTGACTGTTCTGGAGTCTTTGGTCTGACTGTCCTGGTGGTCTTCTGGGGGTCTCCAGGTGGGCTGGGCCTCGGTGAAGAACTACCACACCTACACCTGGGCTCCGGTACCTGAGGGCCGCTCTAAAGGGGTCCATCACAACTGCTGCGCCGTCTTTCAGGGTACGAAGTTTTTTCAATCCTACAAAAAataatttgtatattatttttacATCATACAATTAGTTATTAATTCTCTAAAgtaacattattttatttgcatatGAATTATTTTATCttgttagttagggttagccaaTTCTATTTCTAATAGATTCATCACAGATTCATAGATTCATTATGATGTTAGCGGACCCCGTTAGCGGACTTTGTTAGCTGACCCTGTTAGCGACCCTGTTAGCTGTACCTGTTATCTGACCCTGTTAGCGGACCCTGTTAGCACACCCAGTTAGCCGACCCTGTTAGCCGACCCTGTTAGCTCACACTGTTAGCAGACCCTGTTAGCTCACTCTGTTAGCTCACCCTGTTAGCTCACCCTATTAGCCGACCCTGTTAGCTCACCCTGTTAGCGGACCCTGTTAGCTCACTCTGTTAGCTCACCCTGTTAGCTCACCCTGTTAGCGGACCCTGTTAGCTCACTCTGTTAGCTCACCCTGTTAGCTCACCCTGTTAGCCGACCCTGTTAGCTCACCCTGTTAGCGGACCCTGTTAGCTCACTCTGTTAGCTCACCCTGTTAGCTCACCCTGTTAGCTGACCCAAGTAGCTAACAGAACTTCCCCTGGTTCCTGAGCAGCGTTCTACCTGCCCCGGCCCGGCCCCGCCCAGTACCAGTTCGTCTACGTGAACGAGGGCGGGTTCGTCTGGGCCCGCAGCCCTCCCTTCACCTTCTGCTCCCCGGAGCCGCTGGACGACCTGGAGACCGTGACGGAGGAGCGcgacgaggaggaaggagagcgcgacgaagaggaggaggagatgctcCTGGTCATCCCCAAGGCTCAGCTCCTCAAGGTCAGTTGGACCGTTAACTGGGCGTTCACAGACACAGCTGACTGAGTTTGTCTTCGCTGCTGGCCAATGAAGCGCTTACGAACCCCGCCTCCAGCGACACGATTGGTCGAAACCAATCGACCAATCGGTAGCAGTACTGCATCCTCCTCAAACCCGTTGGTCCTCCCCgtgcctctctccttcccagaGCCAGCTGGACGACAGTCTGAAGGGCCAGCAGGGCATGaggctggagctggagctgtcCCAGAGAGGCAAGGACGAGGAGACGCAGAGGCACGAGACGGAGCGGGCCGGGTGGGAGCAGGAGAGGGCGGCCTTGCAGAAGGAGATCTCTGAGCTCAGAGCGGACGTGGGCCAGAGCTGTGATAAgctgaggagggtggagggaaggaACAAGGTACAGAGAGACCCACGGGAGAGGGAATCATGGGACCTTATGTTGGTTGCTGTGTGTGACTCACAAGTAATTAGCAGTCTGCCCAAAAGTGTGTAGAATGCAGTGGTTTATGTGTTGTTgtggcgcaaacacacacacacacacacacacacacacacacacacacacacacacacacacacacacacacacacacacacacacacacacacacacacacacacacaataagacacagacggatagacacacacacatagacacgcagacacacacacacacacacacagattagaCTACGGATGAATCAATCAGTCATACAAAGTGAAAGCATCGGCCCGTCACACGTGAGGGGTAACGGGCCGATGTGTGACAGGACGTGCAGGAGACGGGAGACAGCCTGTCCACGGAGCTGacgcagctgctgctggagaaggaggaggacgagcagcggatcagagagctggaggaagACGTGCAGGTGCTCAGCGACTgtgggagggagacggacacCGCCCTGGAGAGGTAACCGTGGGGACGAGGGCCTCCAGTACCGCATCTAGTGTCTCCTCTGTAGAACCAGCTCATGTActgtttctcctctcccccGTCAGGATGAAGGAGAGGGTGAAGAAGATGTGTGACCAGCTGAAgtacgaggaggagaagaggaaggcaGTGCAGGTATAGGAAGGCTGAACTGTGGACGAATGAAATGGTCACACACGGTTGGGTCCAGGACCCGGCAGCAGATTTTAAACTAGCAAAACCACATAGAGAGTAAACTACAAAACAGAGCCTCAAAAACTACAAATACCATTAAAAACTATGACTACTACAGACAGACTCAACCATTAGTCTTAAAACCAATTGTACACGTTTGGTGTACTGTGTGAGTTATATATTGTTTGATAAAGGAATTTTATAGTTGGTGTGTTGTATGATAAGTATGAGTAAATGTATAAGTAAGTTAGCTATACTTAGTCTATTGTATGATGAAGGTACTGTTTGGTTAGTGTACGTATTGCGACGCAGGCGGAGAAGCTAAAAAATAGAGAAAGTACTTCATGTTCCCACACCACCTGTAATGTCCGCTGACGGTGTCCGCTGACGGTGTCCGCTGACGGTGTCCCTGACGGTGTCCGCCGACGGTGTCTCTGACAGGTGGAGCACCAGGCGGCGCTGGCGGCGGTGCGCGCGCTGCAGGAGCGCCTGGAGGCCAGCGAGCGCGTGGGGGAGGGTCTCCGGCGGGAGATGGGGGAGCTGGGGCTCCAGCGGGGGGCCTCCCAGGGGGAGCTGCACCAGACGCGGCTGCAGGCGGCACGACTCACCCTGCAGCTCTCGGAGCAGGAGCTGGCCTTCAAGGAGGGCCAGGCCAGCTGGGCCCAGGAGAGGGACGCCTACCGCAAGGCCgcccaggtgagggggggacAGCAGGgtttaatttacatttagggcgtttagcagacccttttatccgtacatttgtcagaagaaagagaaacaacaatatatctctgtcagtacagtgaggatgttcatagaaccgagtgccaagcactaaccatcactaggttaattGTAAGGTCAGTGGTAATGTGTGGTGATGTGTCTCCCTGCGGGTGGAGCAGTGTTAACGTGTTTAGTGTCTCTCTGAAGGTGGAGCAGGGTTAACGTGTTTAGAGTCTCTCTGCCGGTGGAGCAGAGTTAGGTGGAGCAGTGTGTTAACGTGTTGTTGTCTCTCTGAAGGTGGAGCAGAGTAAGGTGTAGCAGTGTTAACGTGTTTAGTGTCTCTCTGAAGGACGAGCAGTCAATATGTTTAGTGTCTCTCTGCAAGTGGAGCAGAGTAAGGTGGAGCAGTGTGTTAACGTGTTGTTGTCTCTGAAGGTGGAGCAGAGTAAGGTGGCGCAGCTGAGCCGGGAGGTGCAGTGCCGGGAGGAGTGGCTGGGGGAGgagcggagggagagggaggagctggaggcggacCTGGAGCGGCAGAAGGAGTGCAACAGGGTGAGTCATTCAACATCCAGTGTTGACATCCTGCTGGGTGTCAACACCGGGAAGGTAAACGCATCAAGGGTTTTAAAATAGAAGCTGCTGTACGCCACTTAGACCTCCAGGAACTCTGTTGACTGGTTCATATTACGCATGGAGAAATCCCAGTGATTAAACATACGCTAGTGGTATCCATTAGCGTATTGGCAACAGCCAGAAGAGCCACGAGGCGGGTGACACAAGTATGCCGTAAACATTTCCTGGTACCGCGTTCATGTGGATCGCCGCAGCGTGAGGACGGTCCAGTCAGACCGGCTCggattcctccccccccccgctccggTCCCCGAGGAAAACACATCGTGTTGTTTATCATGTTGCATCTAAACTCAGCAtcgctgccccctgcaggcgaCGCTGGGCGATGCGAAGCGGGAGGCGCAGGAGCTGAGGGCCCAGCTGAGGGCCATGCAGAAGGAGAGCGAGCCGCAGCacgcagagagacaggcaaggGCCCCCCGCTGGGACACCGCTTTATAAGGGTCCAGGAACCTTGGAAGAAAGACCTAATTGATTTGAAGATCCTTAGTTCGGTTTTAattcattgtatttgtatagcccttattCACAGCGGTATGGgttcaaagggcttaacaggccttatatgtgtgaccccccccccccccccggaccctaGCCCACCAGAGGGCAAGAACAAACTCCCTTAATCTTGAGGAGGACCGCAGAGTGGGGGGAAATTTCCAGTAATTTAGTtcacaacaatatatatatttatatatttatatatgtgtctATGGTGATAGGGCGATAGGGTGCTGGTTGGTTGGGACAGTCATGTATGAGTGAGAGTAAGTCATGCTAAAGAGGTGTTTTATAGAGCTGGCTGGTGGGTGACGGTCAGCAGGATCGCATCTCGGGTCAACTCAGCCTTGTCTCATTAAATGTTCTTCCTTTCGTTAAACCCATCCCTCGCCCACGGCGCCTGAACTCACCCCTCGCCCCCGGTACCGCTGACGTCGTGGCGGGCAGGACCTGGAAGGCTACGTGCGTCACCTGGAGCAGAGGCTGGGCATCCCCCCACGCTGTGAGtgttttaccccccccccccccccccccccccccgcccccccgctctGACACCTCAGCTCACGGAGCGGTAGAGACACACGGTGGTAACGAACGCTGCTGTCCCCTCAGCCGACGGCGGCCGGCTCAGTCCGGACGGGTCCGGAACGCCGGAGagcctgggagaggagggggacccCTGGGACACGGACAACGCTCCCGACGCAGAGACACAGgtggggtgagtgtgtgtttgggtgtgggtgtgtgtgtgtgtgtgtgtgtgtgtgtgtgtgtgtgtgtgggtgtgggtgtgggtgtgggttttgctgtgtctgcgtgcgtgcgtgtgtgtgtgtgtgtatttatgcgcCACAACAACACATAATTCGCTGCTCACTGCAGAGTTAGTACTCGTAGTACTAGGGTTATTAATACTCAGTGTAATTAATAGTTAATACTCAGTGTTATCAATAGTTGATACTCTGTTATTCACCTCTTCTGAACTATGTTATATTTACGTCATTCTCTTTTGGTGTCTCTTGGAACCTGAATGGAAGAGCAGGAGTCTGACTCTGAGGTCGAGGAAGTCAGACCGCTGGCTGCGCCTTAACACCTCGTCTGCTGAGGTGATCCCCCGAGAGACCAGGAGAACCACTGgtttgaatccccccccccccccccacgcacacacacacacacacacacttcagataGAGCACTGGCTTACAGAAAGTCCTAGCATAAGCACTAATGTTCTGGATAACTTCTGCTGGGGGATACACTGACGGTAGAATAGCTAGTTGTAAGATACAACATGGAATGTCAAACAGGCTTGTCATGTTAAGCTCCGTTTGTAAGAGTCTTAACACATTATTCTCTGTCCCTCCACAGATCATTGACTGGCGCCCTCTTGTGGTGACATTGAGAACTGAGGGTTACTGATCATCTCCGTTAGGATCTACTCTAGTCGTGTGTTCGGGCGTACTGAGATGCAGTGAGCCAGTAGAAGTGTGTATATTATACCTTCGTACTTTGAATGTCTTAAAACCAAATTATCAGAGCTTTTGAACATTGGTGTGCGACTTAATTTGTAGAATAAGTGGGCACCTTTGAAGTTGGATCAGTGTTACATCACACCTAACCGTGAAGAAAGAGAcggtagagaaagagacaagGACTGAGAAGGTCCATAACTTCTCCAGCTCAACATCTCCAGATTAACATTCATGCCTCGTGTTGTTGGT encodes the following:
- the LOC130402482 gene encoding calcium-binding and coiled-coil domain-containing protein 1-like isoform X3, which gives rise to MGEPASVVFRNVGQTYFPETRVDCHYSVSSQHRWSSKDWVGLFQVGWASVKNYHTYTWAPVPEGRSKGVHHNCCAVFQAFYLPRPGPAQYQFVYVNEGGFVWARSPPFTFCSPEPLDDLETVTEERDEEEGERDEEEEEMLLVIPKAQLLKSQLDDSLKGQQGMRLELELSQRGKDEETQRHETERAGWEQERAALQKEISELRADVGQSCDKLRRVEGRNKDVQETGDSLSTELTQLLLEKEEDEQRIRELEEDVQVLSDCGRETDTALERMKERVKKMCDQLKYEEEKRKAVQVEHQAALAAVRALQERLEASERVGEGLRREMGELGLQRGASQGELHQTRLQAARLTLQLSEQELAFKEGQASWAQERDAYRKAAQVEQSKVAQLSREVQCREEWLGEERREREELEADLERQKECNRATLGDAKREAQELRAQLRAMQKESEPQHAERQDLEGYVRHLEQRLGIPPRFPSADGGRLSPDGSGTPESLGEEGDPWDTDNAPDAETQEPEWKSRSLTLRSRKSDRWLRLNTSSAEVIPRETRRTTDH
- the LOC130402482 gene encoding calcium-binding and coiled-coil domain-containing protein 1-like isoform X7, which produces MGEPASVVFRNVGQTYFPETRVDCHYSVSSQHRWSSKDWVGLFQVGWASVKNYHTYTWAPVPEGRSKGVHHNCCAVFQAFYLPRPGPAQYQFVYVNEGGFVWARSPPFTFCSPEPLDDLETVTEERDEEEGERDEEEEEMLLVIPKAQLLKSQLDDSLKGQQGMRLELELSQRGKDEETQRHETERAGWEQERAALQKEISELRADVGQSCDKLRRVEGRNKDVQETGDSLSTELTQLLLEKEEDEQRIRELEEDVQVLSDCGRETDTALERMKERVKKMCDQLKYEEEKRKAVQVEHQAALAAVRALQERLEASERVGEGLRREMGELGLQRGASQGELHQTRLQAARLTLQLSEQELAFKEGQASWAQERDAYRKAAQVEQSKVAQLSREVQCREEWLGEERREREELEADLERQKECNRATLGDAKREAQELRAQLRAMQKESEPQHAERQDLEGYVRHLEQRLGIPPRFPSADGGRLSPDGSGTPESLGEEGDPWDTDNAPDAETQESDSEVEEVRPLAAP
- the LOC130402482 gene encoding calcium-binding and coiled-coil domain-containing protein 1-like isoform X1 — protein: MGEPASVVFRNVGQTYFPETRVDCHYSVSSQHRWSSKDWVGLFQVGWASVKNYHTYTWAPVPEGRSKGVHHNCCAVFQAFYLPRPGPAQYQFVYVNEGGFVWARSPPFTFCSPEPLDDLETVTEERDEEEGERDEEEEEMLLVIPKAQLLKSQLDDSLKGQQGMRLELELSQRGKDEETQRHETERAGWEQERAALQKEISELRADVGQSCDKLRRVEGRNKDVQETGDSLSTELTQLLLEKEEDEQRIRELEEDVQVLSDCGRETDTALERMKERVKKMCDQLKYEEEKRKAVQVEHQAALAAVRALQERLEASERVGEGLRREMGELGLQRGASQGELHQTRLQAARLTLQLSEQELAFKEGQASWAQERDAYRKAAQVEQSKVAQLSREVQCREEWLGEERREREELEADLERQKECNRATLGDAKREAQELRAQLRAMQKESEPQHAERQDLEGYVRHLEQRLGIPPRFPSADGGRLSPDGSGTPESLGEEGDPWDTDNAPDAETQEPEWKSRSLTLRSRKSDRWLRLNTSSAEIIDWRPLVVTLRTEGY
- the LOC130402482 gene encoding calcium-binding and coiled-coil domain-containing protein 1-like isoform X6, which gives rise to MGEPASVVFRNVGQTYFPETRVDCHYSVSSQHRWSSKDWVGLFQVGWASVKNYHTYTWAPVPEGRSKGVHHNCCAVFQAFYLPRPGPAQYQFVYVNEGGFVWARSPPFTFCSPEPLDDLETVTEERDEEEGERDEEEEEMLLVIPKAQLLKSQLDDSLKGQQGMRLELELSQRGKDEETQRHETERAGWEQERAALQKEISELRADVGQSCDKLRRVEGRNKDVQETGDSLSTELTQLLLEKEEDEQRIRELEEDVQVLSDCGRETDTALERMKERVKKMCDQLKYEEEKRKAVQVEHQAALAAVRALQERLEASERVGEGLRREMGELGLQRGASQGELHQTRLQAARLTLQLSEQELAFKEGQASWAQERDAYRKAAQVEQSKVAQLSREVQCREEWLGEERREREELEADLERQKECNRATLGDAKREAQELRAQLRAMQKESEPQHAERQDLEGYVRHLEQRLGIPPRFPSADGGRLSPDGSGTPESLGEEGDPWDTDNAPDAETQSRSLTLRSRKSDRWLRLNTSSAEVIPRETRRTTDH
- the LOC130402482 gene encoding calcium-binding and coiled-coil domain-containing protein 1-like isoform X5, which encodes MGEPASVVFRNVGQTYFPETRVDCHYSVSSQHRWSSKDWVGLFQVGWASVKNYHTYTWAPVPEGRSKGVHHNCCAVFQAFYLPRPGPAQYQFVYVNEGGFVWARSPPFTFCSPEPLDDLETVTEERDEEEGERDEEEEEMLLVIPKAQLLKSQLDDSLKGQQGMRLELELSQRGKDEETQRHETERAGWEQERAALQKEISELRADVGQSCDKLRRVEGRNKDVQETGDSLSTELTQLLLEKEEDEQRIRELEEDVQVLSDCGRETDTALERMKERVKKMCDQLKYEEEKRKAVQVEHQAALAAVRALQERLEASERVGEGLRREMGELGLQRGASQGELHQTRLQAARLTLQLSEQELAFKEGQASWAQERDAYRKAAQVEQSKVAQLSREVQCREEWLGEERREREELEADLERQKECNRATLGDAKREAQELRAQLRAMQKESEPQHAERQDLEGYVRHLEQRLGIPPRFPSADGGRLSPDGSGTPESLGEEGDPWDTDNAPDAETQVGSLTLRSRKSDRWLRLNTSSAEIIDWRPLVVTLRTEGY
- the LOC130402482 gene encoding calcium-binding and coiled-coil domain-containing protein 1-like isoform X4 — its product is MGEPASVVFRNVGQTYFPETRVDCHYSVSSQHRWSSKDWVGLFQVGWASVKNYHTYTWAPVPEGRSKGVHHNCCAVFQAFYLPRPGPAQYQFVYVNEGGFVWARSPPFTFCSPEPLDDLETVTEERDEEEGERDEEEEEMLLVIPKAQLLKSQLDDSLKGQQGMRLELELSQRGKDEETQRHETERAGWEQERAALQKEISELRADVGQSCDKLRRVEGRNKDVQETGDSLSTELTQLLLEKEEDEQRIRELEEDVQVLSDCGRETDTALERMKERVKKMCDQLKYEEEKRKAVQVEHQAALAAVRALQERLEASERVGEGLRREMGELGLQRGASQGELHQTRLQAARLTLQLSEQELAFKEGQASWAQERDAYRKAAQVEQSKVAQLSREVQCREEWLGEERREREELEADLERQKECNRATLGDAKREAQELRAQLRAMQKESEPQHAERQDLEGYVRHLEQRLGIPPRFPSADGGRLSPDGSGTPESLGEEGDPWDTDNAPDAETQSRSLTLRSRKSDRWLRLNTSSAEIIDWRPLVVTLRTEGY
- the LOC130402482 gene encoding calcium-binding and coiled-coil domain-containing protein 1-like isoform X2, encoding MGEPASVVFRNVGQTYFPETRVDCHYSVSSQHRWSSKDWVGLFQVGWASVKNYHTYTWAPVPEGRSKGVHHNCCAVFQAFYLPRPGPAQYQFVYVNEGGFVWARSPPFTFCSPEPLDDLETVTEERDEEEGERDEEEEEMLLVIPKAQLLKSQLDDSLKGQQGMRLELELSQRGKDEETQRHETERAGWEQERAALQKEISELRADVGQSCDKLRRVEGRNKDVQETGDSLSTELTQLLLEKEEDEQRIRELEEDVQVLSDCGRETDTALERMKERVKKMCDQLKYEEEKRKAVQVEHQAALAAVRALQERLEASERVGEGLRREMGELGLQRGASQGELHQTRLQAARLTLQLSEQELAFKEGQASWAQERDAYRKAAQVEQSKVAQLSREVQCREEWLGEERREREELEADLERQKECNRATLGDAKREAQELRAQLRAMQKESEPQHAERQDLEGYVRHLEQRLGIPPRSDGGRLSPDGSGTPESLGEEGDPWDTDNAPDAETQEPEWKSRSLTLRSRKSDRWLRLNTSSAEIIDWRPLVVTLRTEGY